From the genome of Pukyongia salina, one region includes:
- a CDS encoding polyribonucleotide nucleotidyltransferase, which yields MIPNVFKEVIDLGDGREISIETGKLAKQAHGSVVVRSGNCMLLCTVVSNYKQSDVDFLPLTVDYREKFAASGRYPGGFFKREARPSDGEILTMRLVDRVLRPLFPKDYHAETQVMIQLMSHDENVMPDAMAGLAASAAIQLSDFPFECAISEVRVGRVDGKLVINPTREQLEVSDLDMVIGASADSVMMVEGEMKEISEEEMVEAIEFAHEAIKVQIDAQMKLADAVGRKEVREYEGEPEDEELEKKVHSMAYDKVYAIAKAGSAKHERSEAFSAIKDEILATFTEEELEEVGELVKKYYRKAEKEAIRDLTLNEGLRLDGRKTDEVRPIWCEVDYLPSTHGSAIFTRGETQALATVTLGTSREANQIDMPSFEGEETFYLHYNFPPFSTGEARPIRGTSRREIGHGNLAQRALKGMIPEDCPYTVRVVSEVLESNGSSSMATVCSGTMALMDAGVQLKKPVSGIAMGLISDGDSGKYAVLSDILGDEDHLGDMDFKVTGTADGITACQMDIKIKGLRYEILINALKQARDGRLHILNKLTETIAQPNADVKPHAPKMVTTTIPNEFIGALIGPGGKVIQELQKETKTTIVINEDPVTEEGIVEILGTDQAGIDAVLAKIDSITFKPEVGSVYEVKVIKILDFGAVVEYIDAPGNEVLLHVSELAWERTENVTDVVNMGDVFDVKYFGIDSRTRKEKVSRKALLPKPEGYKERPPRRDNNNRGRDNRSRDNKKRD from the coding sequence ATGATACCTAATGTATTTAAAGAGGTCATAGACCTTGGTGATGGAAGAGAAATATCCATCGAAACCGGAAAACTGGCTAAACAGGCCCATGGCTCTGTAGTGGTTCGATCCGGAAATTGTATGCTACTATGTACCGTAGTATCTAATTACAAACAAAGTGATGTAGATTTTCTACCCTTAACAGTAGATTATCGTGAGAAATTTGCTGCCTCCGGTAGATACCCTGGCGGTTTCTTTAAAAGAGAGGCGCGTCCCAGCGACGGAGAGATCCTTACCATGCGTTTGGTGGACCGTGTGCTTAGACCACTTTTCCCAAAAGATTACCATGCGGAGACCCAGGTTATGATCCAACTTATGTCTCACGACGAAAATGTAATGCCGGACGCAATGGCTGGATTGGCCGCATCGGCTGCAATTCAGTTATCCGATTTTCCCTTCGAATGTGCTATCTCGGAAGTACGCGTAGGGCGAGTGGACGGTAAACTTGTTATTAATCCTACTCGTGAGCAGCTTGAAGTATCGGACCTGGACATGGTTATCGGAGCCTCTGCAGACTCTGTAATGATGGTTGAAGGAGAGATGAAAGAGATCTCGGAAGAAGAAATGGTGGAAGCCATAGAATTCGCTCATGAAGCCATCAAGGTGCAGATCGACGCTCAAATGAAATTGGCCGATGCGGTAGGAAGAAAAGAAGTTCGTGAATACGAAGGGGAACCTGAAGATGAAGAACTTGAAAAGAAAGTACACAGCATGGCCTACGATAAAGTATACGCTATCGCGAAGGCAGGTTCTGCCAAGCATGAGCGAAGCGAAGCTTTCTCAGCCATTAAAGACGAAATACTCGCAACCTTTACCGAAGAAGAACTGGAAGAGGTGGGAGAACTGGTTAAGAAATATTACCGCAAAGCGGAAAAAGAAGCTATTCGCGACCTTACCCTAAACGAAGGACTGCGACTGGACGGAAGAAAAACGGACGAAGTTCGGCCTATTTGGTGTGAAGTGGATTATTTACCCTCCACACACGGATCTGCGATATTCACCCGTGGAGAGACTCAGGCATTGGCTACGGTAACCCTGGGAACCTCCAGAGAAGCCAACCAGATCGATATGCCGTCTTTTGAAGGAGAAGAAACATTCTACCTACATTATAACTTCCCTCCTTTCTCTACTGGGGAAGCAAGACCAATTCGCGGGACATCCCGTAGAGAGATCGGTCACGGAAACCTGGCACAACGCGCACTAAAGGGAATGATTCCCGAAGATTGCCCGTATACAGTTCGTGTAGTAAGTGAAGTTTTAGAATCTAACGGTTCTTCTTCCATGGCAACCGTTTGTAGTGGGACCATGGCACTTATGGATGCCGGAGTACAACTTAAAAAGCCTGTTTCGGGAATTGCGATGGGACTTATTTCTGATGGCGATTCCGGAAAATACGCTGTTCTTTCCGATATCCTTGGAGATGAAGATCACTTAGGTGATATGGACTTTAAAGTTACCGGTACTGCCGACGGGATCACCGCCTGCCAGATGGACATCAAGATAAAAGGTTTACGCTATGAGATCCTGATCAATGCATTGAAGCAAGCACGTGATGGTCGTTTACACATCCTGAACAAGCTTACAGAGACAATCGCTCAGCCAAACGCTGATGTAAAACCTCATGCACCTAAAATGGTTACGACCACTATTCCTAATGAATTTATCGGAGCACTAATTGGCCCCGGAGGAAAAGTGATCCAGGAACTTCAGAAAGAGACCAAAACCACTATCGTTATCAACGAAGATCCTGTGACGGAAGAAGGAATTGTAGAGATCCTTGGAACCGACCAGGCTGGAATTGATGCCGTATTGGCCAAGATCGACTCTATTACCTTCAAACCCGAGGTTGGAAGTGTTTACGAAGTAAAAGTTATTAAGATACTCGATTTCGGAGCCGTTGTAGAATACATTGACGCTCCTGGTAACGAAGTATTACTTCACGTTTCAGAACTAGCTTGGGAACGCACCGAAAATGTAACCGATGTAGTGAACATGGGTGATGTATTCGATGTTAAATACTTCGGTATCGATTCGAGAACCCGCAAGGAAAAAGTATCACGTAAAGCGTTACTGCCTAAGCCGGAAGGCTATAAGGAAAGACCGCCACGTCGTGATAACAACAACCGAGGACGGGATAACCGCAGCAGAGATAATAAGAAAAGAGATTAA
- the rpsO gene encoding 30S ribosomal protein S15, with amino-acid sequence MYLTPEVKKNIFKKHGKSESDTGSAEGQIALFTHRIDHLTKHLKANHKDYNSERSLVKLVGKRRALLDYLMKKDILRYRAIVKELGLRK; translated from the coding sequence ATGTATTTAACACCAGAAGTAAAGAAAAACATTTTTAAAAAACACGGTAAGTCTGAGAGCGATACCGGTTCTGCAGAAGGGCAGATCGCATTGTTCACTCACCGTATCGATCACCTAACCAAGCACCTGAAAGCTAATCACAAAGATTACAACAGTGAGCGGTCTTTAGTAAAACTGGTAGGTAAACGTAGAGCACTGCTTGATTACTTAATGAAGAAGGATATTTTGCGCTACCGTGCGATCGTAAAAGAACTAGGATTACGTAAATAA
- the accD gene encoding acetyl-CoA carboxylase, carboxyltransferase subunit beta — protein sequence MAWFKRTKKGIQTPTEEKKDVPKGLWYKSPTGKIVDSEELEKNYYVSPEDGYHVRIGSKEYFEILFDNNEFKELDKGLSSKDPLNFVDKKKYVDRLKDAMDKTGLKDAVRTAVGKSMGEDLVVACMDFSFIGGSMGSVVGEKIARAADYSLKHNVPLVIISKSGGARMMEAALSLMQLAKTSAKLAQLANAKIPYISLCTDPTTGGTTASFAMLGDINISEPGALIGFAGPRVVRDTTGKELPEGFQTAEFLQEHGFLDFITHRKDLKRSINLYLDLILNRPLREKTA from the coding sequence ATGGCTTGGTTTAAAAGAACAAAGAAAGGGATTCAAACCCCTACTGAAGAGAAAAAGGACGTCCCAAAAGGGCTCTGGTACAAGTCTCCTACCGGAAAGATCGTAGATTCGGAAGAACTTGAAAAGAACTATTATGTGAGTCCGGAAGACGGTTATCACGTAAGGATCGGGAGTAAGGAATATTTCGAAATTCTCTTCGATAATAATGAATTTAAGGAGCTGGATAAAGGTCTGTCTTCAAAGGATCCATTAAATTTTGTCGATAAGAAAAAATATGTGGACAGGCTCAAAGATGCCATGGATAAAACCGGCCTTAAGGATGCCGTGCGAACTGCGGTTGGTAAATCCATGGGTGAAGACCTGGTTGTAGCCTGTATGGATTTTAGTTTTATTGGAGGATCCATGGGAAGTGTAGTTGGTGAGAAGATCGCCAGGGCTGCAGACTATTCTTTAAAACATAATGTTCCTTTGGTAATTATTTCGAAAAGTGGGGGAGCACGAATGATGGAGGCTGCATTATCCCTTATGCAACTTGCTAAAACCAGTGCAAAGCTTGCCCAACTTGCCAATGCGAAGATCCCATATATATCATTATGTACAGATCCAACCACTGGTGGTACGACCGCTTCTTTTGCCATGTTGGGTGATATTAATATCAGTGAGCCTGGTGCCCTGATAGGGTTTGCGGGGCCAAGAGTAGTAAGAGATACAACCGGGAAAGAACTTCCGGAAGGATTCCAGACCGCCGAATTTTTACAAGAGCACGGATTCCTGGACTTCATTACACACCGAAAAGACCTTAAAAGATCGATCAATTTATATCTGGATCTGATCTTAAACAGACCTTTGCGTGAAAAAACAGCATAA
- the fbaA gene encoding class II fructose-bisphosphate aldolase, translating into MSHNIKPGVATGSEVQKIHQYAKEKGFAMPAVNVIGSNSMNTVMETAAELNSPVIIQFSNGGAHFNAGKGLSNDGQKAAIAGAVAGAKHVHEMAKAYGATVIMHTDHCAKKLLPWVDGMLDAGEKFYQENGKSLYSSHMLDLSEEPIEENIEICKRYLERMSKLDMTLEIELGITGGEEDGVDNTDVDSSRLYTQPEEVAYAYEELMKVSDRFTVAAAFGNVHGVYKPGNVQLTPVILKNSQEYVQKKYGTGYNPIDFVFHGGSGSTVDEIREAIGYGVVKMNIDTDLQFAFNEGIRDYMVNNIGYLKTQIGNPEGDDIPNKKYYDPRKWLREGELTLKKRLIKAFEDLNNVNTL; encoded by the coding sequence ATGAGTCACAATATTAAGCCCGGAGTTGCCACCGGTTCGGAAGTTCAGAAAATACATCAGTATGCCAAGGAAAAAGGCTTCGCAATGCCTGCTGTAAATGTTATTGGAAGCAATAGCATGAACACCGTCATGGAAACTGCCGCCGAACTAAATAGCCCGGTTATCATTCAATTCTCCAATGGAGGAGCCCACTTCAATGCGGGTAAAGGTTTGTCTAACGACGGGCAGAAAGCCGCTATAGCAGGAGCTGTTGCAGGAGCGAAACATGTACATGAAATGGCCAAAGCCTACGGAGCAACGGTTATTATGCACACAGACCACTGTGCTAAGAAATTGCTGCCATGGGTGGACGGAATGCTGGACGCCGGAGAAAAATTCTATCAGGAAAACGGGAAATCGCTTTATAGCTCCCATATGCTGGACCTTTCGGAAGAACCCATAGAAGAGAATATCGAGATATGTAAGCGATATCTTGAAAGAATGAGCAAATTGGATATGACGTTGGAGATAGAACTTGGGATTACCGGAGGTGAAGAAGATGGGGTGGATAATACCGATGTAGATTCGTCCCGCCTTTATACCCAGCCGGAAGAAGTAGCATATGCCTACGAAGAATTGATGAAAGTAAGTGATCGTTTTACGGTAGCAGCAGCCTTCGGAAATGTGCATGGGGTATACAAGCCAGGAAATGTGCAGCTAACGCCTGTGATCCTAAAAAACTCTCAGGAATACGTTCAGAAAAAATATGGAACCGGATATAACCCCATCGATTTTGTTTTTCATGGCGGAAGTGGATCCACAGTAGATGAGATTAGAGAAGCTATCGGGTACGGGGTGGTAAAGATGAATATTGATACCGACCTGCAATTTGCGTTCAATGAAGGAATACGTGATTATATGGTAAATAACATTGGGTACCTGAAAACCCAAATAGGAAATCCCGAAGGTGATGACATCCCAAATAAAAAATACTACGACCCTCGTAAATGGCTAAGAGAAGGGGAATTAACCCTAAAGAAGCGATTGATCAAGGCATTTGAAGACCTGAACAACGTAAATACTTTATAA
- the tamL gene encoding translocation and assembly module lipoprotein TamL codes for MIKTLTKISLISGFIVLFYSCNAVKRVGDDEYLLTENKVLVDSVQVKDEKVLSQIVQRPNSRLLGVPFGIFVYNIADPKPDSTFQKWLHKKPKREERLINFLSKKQVVELRNSYIGINKWFERTGSQPVVVDEAKTNKSLTRLKNYYSSFGWFNTEGEYKVIPSENKKKRARVEYSLKLHKPYIIDSINRQISSPVVDSLFTLSEANSFIESGKQFANNDFNNERDRLTIQFRNSGLYYFDQDYITFEADTVNTGHKANITYIIPDRRYRIEDSTYTEPFKVHTVNEVRVVTDYSFANQNKTLQDSVEHKGYKLYSYEPLKFRPKAITDAISITPNTIFKDIDRTLTYNQIADLSIFKYPNISYMEDPADTTGAGLIATILLTPRKKYTLQLDFDVIPIPSPIQDFGIGFSTTFLTRNVFRGAETLGLSARGSVGSSKDAADNDSKFFNISDIGADAKLTIPRILFPINTEGVIKKYMSPTTGISLGINAQNNIGLDRQNFNGIFNYRWKPSNIKTYTFELANVQYVRNLNTDNYFNIYKNSYEILNEIAADIETTNPGSIDPTYYTIDEGGDINLIIPEGADNFLTDIENNDLGTTAENTETANNINERKDRLTENNLIFATNFQWLRDTRENIFDNSFTRFRWKIETAGNFLSGISRLAGLEKNANGSYRAFGVAFSQYVKFEADYIKHWELKDGNILAVRAFGGIAIPYGNSNSIPFTRSYFAGGANDNRGWRAYDLGPGSSGSADEFNEANFKIALNAEYRYTILGDFKGAFFIDAGNIWNALDNVEDEASRFTGIGDLKELAIATGMGLRYDFGFFVLRFDGGFKTYNPALPEGERWFKEYNFANIVYNIGINYPF; via the coding sequence TTGATTAAAACCCTCACAAAAATATCATTAATTTCAGGATTTATAGTACTATTCTACTCCTGTAATGCGGTTAAACGGGTTGGAGACGACGAATATTTACTCACGGAGAACAAGGTGTTGGTAGATAGCGTTCAGGTGAAAGATGAAAAAGTATTGAGCCAGATCGTGCAACGACCTAACTCCAGGCTATTGGGAGTACCTTTTGGCATCTTCGTCTATAATATAGCCGATCCAAAACCAGATTCTACCTTTCAAAAATGGTTGCATAAAAAACCTAAAAGAGAAGAGAGGCTTATTAACTTCCTGTCGAAGAAGCAGGTGGTAGAACTTAGGAACAGCTATATCGGTATCAATAAATGGTTTGAAAGAACCGGTTCTCAACCTGTAGTTGTGGATGAAGCTAAAACCAACAAATCGCTAACCCGCCTAAAAAACTACTATTCCAGTTTTGGCTGGTTCAACACCGAAGGTGAATATAAAGTGATCCCCAGCGAAAACAAAAAGAAACGAGCGAGGGTGGAATACTCGCTCAAACTGCACAAACCATATATTATCGACTCAATTAACCGGCAGATCAGTTCTCCGGTGGTAGATTCACTTTTCACCTTATCTGAAGCTAATTCGTTTATAGAATCCGGGAAACAGTTTGCGAATAACGATTTTAATAATGAGCGCGACCGACTCACAATTCAGTTTAGAAATTCGGGGCTCTATTATTTTGATCAGGACTATATTACTTTTGAAGCCGATACCGTGAATACCGGCCATAAGGCTAACATTACTTATATTATTCCCGACCGCCGTTACAGGATAGAAGACAGTACTTATACCGAACCCTTTAAAGTACACACGGTAAACGAAGTTAGAGTGGTTACAGACTATTCGTTTGCCAACCAGAATAAGACCCTGCAGGATTCGGTCGAACACAAAGGCTATAAACTCTACAGTTATGAACCTTTGAAATTTCGGCCAAAGGCGATCACCGATGCCATCTCCATTACACCTAATACGATCTTTAAAGACATAGATCGAACTTTAACCTATAACCAGATTGCCGATCTAAGTATTTTCAAATACCCGAATATTAGTTACATGGAAGATCCGGCAGATACTACAGGTGCCGGACTTATCGCCACCATCTTACTCACACCCAGAAAAAAATACACGCTGCAACTGGATTTCGATGTGATTCCTATCCCCTCTCCAATACAGGACTTTGGAATTGGATTTAGCACCACCTTCCTCACACGAAATGTGTTTCGAGGCGCAGAGACTCTTGGATTATCGGCAAGAGGAAGCGTTGGTTCGTCTAAGGATGCCGCCGATAACGACAGTAAGTTCTTTAATATCTCAGATATTGGGGCCGATGCAAAACTTACAATCCCGAGAATATTATTTCCTATTAATACAGAAGGGGTGATAAAAAAATATATGTCGCCAACTACCGGTATCAGCCTGGGGATCAATGCACAAAACAATATAGGGCTTGACAGGCAAAATTTTAACGGGATCTTTAATTACCGCTGGAAGCCGTCTAATATAAAAACCTATACGTTCGAACTTGCCAATGTGCAATACGTGCGAAACCTGAACACCGATAATTACTTCAACATCTACAAAAATTCGTACGAAATATTAAATGAGATCGCCGCAGACATAGAAACCACGAACCCGGGAAGTATAGATCCTACCTATTATACGATCGATGAGGGTGGTGATATTAATCTTATTATCCCCGAAGGAGCAGATAATTTCCTAACCGATATAGAGAATAACGATCTGGGAACCACTGCAGAAAACACAGAAACCGCCAACAATATTAACGAACGTAAGGACAGATTAACCGAAAACAACCTGATCTTCGCTACCAATTTTCAATGGCTTCGCGATACAAGAGAGAATATCTTCGATAATAGTTTTACGCGTTTCCGATGGAAAATTGAGACGGCAGGAAACTTTCTATCCGGTATATCGCGCCTGGCCGGACTTGAGAAAAATGCTAATGGCAGCTATCGGGCCTTTGGTGTAGCCTTTTCTCAATACGTAAAATTTGAAGCCGATTATATCAAACACTGGGAGCTGAAAGATGGAAATATTCTAGCCGTACGGGCTTTTGGTGGTATCGCTATCCCTTATGGCAATAGTAACAGTATCCCGTTCACCCGAAGTTATTTCGCCGGTGGAGCAAATGACAACAGAGGCTGGCGTGCCTATGATCTTGGCCCGGGAAGTAGTGGCAGTGCCGATGAGTTCAATGAAGCAAACTTTAAGATCGCTCTAAACGCCGAGTATCGCTATACGATCCTGGGTGATTTTAAAGGTGCCTTTTTTATAGATGCAGGAAATATCTGGAATGCCTTAGATAATGTAGAGGATGAAGCCTCTCGATTTACCGGTATTGGCGATCTGAAAGAGCTGGCCATAGCTACTGGGATGGGCCTGCGCTACGATTTTGGTTTTTTTGTGCTTCGGTTTGACGGAGGATTTAAGACCTACAATCCTGCTTTACCAGAGGGAGAACGATGGTTTAAGGAATACAATTTCGCTAATATTGTCTATAACATAGGTATTAACTATCCGTTCTAA
- a CDS encoding TrmH family RNA methyltransferase gives MISKSQIKLITGLQQKKYRDKYGLFVAEGPKVISELIQSGMIPEMFFASETLSVAGSSAILITPGELQKISMLKTANNSLAVFKTPKVSPIQTRGLIVALDAIRDPGNLGTIIRLCDWFGVSQLVCSTDTVDCYNPKVIQATMGSIARVQVNYTNLSEFIQQSDLEVFGAVMSGETVYECKLPSEGILVMGNEANGISVALEQQLNHRITIPRFGELQATESLNVATATGILLSEFRRLTGK, from the coding sequence TTGATCAGTAAAAGTCAAATAAAGTTAATAACGGGTTTACAGCAAAAAAAGTACCGTGATAAATACGGATTATTTGTTGCTGAAGGGCCGAAGGTAATTTCAGAATTGATTCAAAGCGGGATGATTCCCGAAATGTTTTTTGCTTCGGAAACGTTATCAGTGGCCGGATCTTCTGCCATTTTAATTACGCCTGGAGAGTTACAAAAGATATCCATGCTAAAAACCGCCAATAACTCACTGGCGGTTTTTAAAACTCCGAAAGTTTCGCCTATACAAACACGCGGTTTGATCGTGGCACTGGATGCGATAAGAGACCCCGGGAACCTGGGAACCATTATCAGGCTTTGTGATTGGTTTGGGGTTTCGCAGTTAGTATGTTCTACAGATACGGTAGATTGCTATAATCCAAAGGTGATTCAGGCCACTATGGGCTCCATTGCAAGGGTTCAGGTAAATTATACTAACCTCAGTGAATTTATTCAACAAAGCGATCTAGAAGTATTTGGCGCTGTAATGAGCGGGGAAACAGTGTACGAATGTAAATTACCTTCCGAAGGAATCTTAGTAATGGGCAACGAGGCCAATGGCATCTCTGTTGCTTTAGAGCAACAACTGAATCATCGTATCACGATACCGCGATTTGGAGAGCTGCAGGCTACAGAAAGTTTAAATGTAGCGACCGCCACCGGGATTTTATTAAGTGAATTCCGAAGACTTACTGGAAAGTGA
- the porT gene encoding type IX secretion/gliding motility protein PorT/SprT: protein MKKLLIVLAVLLFAQSANAQLFSKERLANLENFDQRFLTWGYFLGFNSYDFKFEYENQFMDDNTDILVEAQSGFNVGLIGDMRINQYMNLRLEPGLYYTQRNLMFPNFEEEKDFLREVKSTYIHVPLLLKLSTKRLNNIKPFIVGGISTSFNLSSNEDNPEDNFQGQFRTTKATSYYELGFGIDLYLYFFKFTPSIRGVFAINDELVRDDDPNSPWTGNVTKMATRGIFVNFTFQ, encoded by the coding sequence ATGAAGAAATTATTAATAGTCTTAGCCGTTCTTTTATTTGCACAAAGTGCTAATGCGCAATTATTTAGCAAAGAAAGACTGGCAAATCTGGAAAACTTCGATCAACGTTTCCTTACCTGGGGATACTTTCTAGGTTTCAACAGTTACGATTTCAAGTTTGAGTACGAAAACCAGTTCATGGACGATAATACCGATATTCTTGTGGAAGCACAGTCCGGGTTCAATGTAGGGCTTATTGGGGATATGCGTATCAATCAGTATATGAACCTACGTCTCGAACCGGGTTTATATTACACTCAACGAAACCTGATGTTTCCCAATTTTGAAGAGGAAAAGGATTTCTTAAGAGAGGTTAAGTCTACTTATATTCATGTACCGCTTCTCCTTAAGTTATCTACAAAACGTTTAAACAATATCAAACCATTTATCGTAGGCGGGATATCTACTTCATTCAACCTGTCGAGTAATGAAGATAACCCCGAAGATAACTTTCAGGGGCAGTTTCGTACCACCAAAGCCACGAGTTATTATGAGTTAGGTTTTGGGATCGATCTTTACCTCTATTTCTTTAAGTTCACCCCTTCCATTCGTGGGGTATTTGCCATCAATGATGAGTTGGTGCGGGATGATGATCCTAACAGCCCTTGGACAGGAAATGTTACTAAAATGGCTACGCGCGGGATATTTGTAAATTTCACTTTCCAGTAA
- the ubiE gene encoding bifunctional demethylmenaquinone methyltransferase/2-methoxy-6-polyprenyl-1,4-benzoquinol methylase UbiE — MKENVTPYKDSELNKKEQVEQMFDTISGNYDSLNRVISLGADQKWRRKVIKMVVDREPKSILDIATGTGDLAIQFAENSKTAEVVGLDISEGMLSVARKKTANTVLKDRVKFIKADSEALPFSESSFDAITVSFGIRNFENLETGLSEIYRVLKPGGLFVILETSVPAKFPWKQGYFVYTRGIMPVIGKIFSKDKVAYNYLSESASVFPHGNALNNILKKIGFIEVENKPQTFGVATIYSATK, encoded by the coding sequence ATGAAGGAGAATGTTACCCCTTATAAGGATTCGGAACTGAACAAGAAGGAGCAGGTGGAGCAGATGTTCGATACTATTTCGGGCAACTACGACAGTTTGAACCGGGTGATCTCTTTGGGCGCCGATCAAAAATGGCGACGGAAGGTGATCAAAATGGTGGTCGATAGAGAACCTAAGAGCATTCTTGATATTGCTACAGGCACGGGAGATCTGGCAATACAATTTGCCGAAAACAGTAAGACTGCTGAAGTAGTTGGGCTGGATATTTCGGAAGGGATGCTATCGGTGGCTCGTAAAAAGACGGCCAACACGGTACTGAAGGATAGAGTAAAATTTATCAAAGCAGATAGTGAAGCTCTACCTTTTAGTGAAAGCTCTTTCGATGCGATTACCGTATCCTTTGGGATCCGAAATTTTGAAAATCTGGAAACCGGGCTATCCGAAATATATCGAGTTCTTAAACCCGGCGGATTATTCGTAATCCTGGAAACTTCGGTTCCCGCCAAATTTCCATGGAAGCAAGGATACTTTGTGTACACCAGGGGGATCATGCCGGTAATAGGAAAGATCTTCTCTAAAGACAAGGTGGCATATAATTATCTTTCAGAAAGTGCGTCTGTGTTTCCGCATGGAAATGCACTCAACAATATTTTAAAGAAAATTGGGTTTATAGAGGTGGAAAATAAGCCGCAAACCTTTGGTGTGGCTACCATTTATAGCGCTACGAAATAA
- the trkA gene encoding Trk system potassium transporter TrkA, giving the protein MKIIIAGAGEVGFHLAKLLSFESQDITLIDTNRESLAYADAHLDIRVIKGDATSISILKDAKVANTDLVIAVTSSETTNITVCVLAKQLGAKRTIARISNSEFIENKEMVGFTKFGIDELISPKQLAANEIALLLNQSAFNDTYEFDEGALTMIGLSLSRTATFVGKTVKEIGQEYPELDYVPIAIQRYGTQYTLIPRGDTQFKEGDQVYFVTTQTGVEYIYKLSGKVREEIKNVMILGGSAIGCLTARDLSSSNFNVKLIETDKEKAFEIADEIPGILVINGDGRNVELLEEEAIQDMDAFISVTGNSETNIMSCLVAKSRGVRKTIALVENMDYFQLSHSIGIDTLINKKLLAANNIFRYVRKGEIVAMTKLNNMNAELVEFLVTASSKVCNKIIREIDFPRSAVIGGVIRDGEGLIALGGFEIKSGDRIVVCCLPQSIKKVEKLFV; this is encoded by the coding sequence ATGAAGATCATAATAGCAGGTGCGGGTGAAGTTGGATTTCATTTAGCAAAACTTCTTTCCTTCGAATCTCAGGATATTACCTTAATAGATACAAACAGAGAATCGCTGGCCTATGCCGACGCACATCTCGATATAAGAGTAATTAAAGGGGATGCTACTTCTATTTCTATACTGAAGGACGCAAAAGTAGCCAATACAGATCTGGTAATAGCCGTTACCTCTAGTGAAACCACTAACATCACTGTTTGCGTTCTTGCCAAGCAACTGGGTGCCAAGCGCACTATTGCCAGAATATCCAATAGTGAATTTATTGAGAATAAGGAGATGGTAGGTTTTACCAAGTTTGGAATAGACGAACTCATTTCCCCAAAACAACTGGCCGCTAACGAAATTGCGCTTCTGCTAAACCAGAGTGCCTTTAACGATACATACGAGTTTGACGAAGGTGCCCTTACTATGATAGGGCTGTCACTTTCACGTACCGCTACTTTTGTAGGAAAGACCGTGAAGGAGATCGGGCAGGAATACCCAGAACTCGACTATGTGCCCATTGCAATACAACGATACGGAACACAATACACGTTGATCCCCAGGGGGGACACCCAGTTCAAAGAGGGAGACCAGGTTTATTTTGTAACCACCCAAACCGGAGTAGAGTATATTTATAAATTATCGGGAAAGGTTAGAGAAGAAATAAAAAATGTTATGATCTTGGGTGGAAGCGCCATTGGATGTTTAACCGCTCGCGACCTCAGCTCAAGTAATTTCAATGTAAAACTAATAGAAACCGATAAGGAGAAAGCCTTCGAGATCGCCGATGAGATTCCCGGCATCCTTGTGATAAACGGGGACGGAAGGAATGTGGAACTCCTGGAAGAGGAAGCCATCCAGGATATGGATGCGTTTATTTCGGTTACCGGAAATAGTGAAACAAACATTATGTCCTGCCTTGTTGCAAAATCGCGAGGGGTGCGAAAAACCATTGCCCTGGTCGAGAATATGGACTACTTTCAACTTTCACATTCCATTGGGATCGATACCCTAATAAATAAAAAGCTTTTGGCTGCCAATAATATCTTCCGTTATGTTAGAAAAGGAGAGATCGTGGCTATGACAAAGCTCAACAACATGAATGCCGAGCTGGTAGAATTCCTTGTTACGGCCTCTTCGAAAGTATGTAATAAGATCATTAGAGAGATCGATTTTCCAAGATCGGCTGTAATTGGTGGTGTGATTCGTGACGGAGAAGGCCTTATCGCACTGGGAGGTTTCGAAATTAAGAGTGGCGACAGAATTGTAGTTTGCTGTTTACCTCAATCGATTAAAAAGGTTGAAAAACTGTTCGTGTGA